The window ACCGCCAGGGACTTTCTCGCCATAAGCCAGAGCAAGCAAGGGTTCACCGGATTGCTCATCTTCATGATACTCATCATCGCTGTGGTCGGAATGGTCAATACCATCCTCCTCGGGGCCATGGAGCGCGTCCGCGAGATCGGGATGATGAAGGCCATGGGCATGTCTCCAAGGGAGATCGTGCTCCTCTTCATGTTTGAGGCCACAGGCATAGGCGTGTTGGGTTCGATCACTGGGTGCCTCGTGGGTATTGCGGGCAACGCGTACCTCGTAAACCACGGGATCGACGTCCTTCGAGCGTATCAGGGTCTCGACATCGGTTACCCGATAGCTGGGGTCCTCCGAGGAGCCTGGAACTGGCCCATGATAGTTGAGACGTTCTTTCTGGGCGTAGTCGTGAGTTGGGTGGCAAGCTACGTTCCCGCCAGGAGGGTCGCAGCCCAGGATCCCCTCGTATCGCTGCGCCACGGCTGACACGGAGGTGTGGATGGTGCGCCTAATGCGGATTGCCTTGCGGAACCTCGGGCGAGCCCGAGCGCGTACCGCGCTCAGCTTGATCTCGATAGCGGCGGGCGTTTTCGTAGTCGTCCTCACGAAGGGAACCGTTGATGGGATAGTGGACACGATCGTGGTCAACTCAATCAGGCTAACGTCTGGTCACGTGCGCGTCATCGCCAAGGAATACCCCCTCAAGGAGCGACTCCTCTCGCTCAATTACCCTGTGGACGGCTTTCGGGGTGAAGGCTACGAATCAATCACGGAGGCGTTGAGGGAGATTCCCTTGGCGTCTCGCGTCGTCCCGCGCCTTCGCTTCGGCGCGATGGTGAGCAAGGGCGAGGAACTCGAGGGGCTGTTGGCGGTAGGGGTGGATCCGGAGGCAGAGGAGAGGCTCATCGGGTTGACCCGTTACCTCGTGGAGGGCCGCCTGCTGCGGCCCGGGGAACGTGAGGCGGTCATGGGCCACAGGACCTTGGACAGGCTCGGTCTCGAGGTGGGCGACAGGTTCACTCTCGTTTTCAGCACCGCTCTCGGTTCCCTCAAGGGCTACACCTTCGTCGTCACGGGTTCGGTCAGGAGCGGGCTGCAGTACCTCGACGACGGTCTCGTGTTCGTGCCCTTGGATGTCGCACAGGCCATGCTGGACATGGGTTCCGCAGTGACCGAAGTGCTCGTCATGGCCGAGGACGAGGCGAGTGTACCCAAGCTCGTGCGCGACATCGAGGATATGCTCAAGGCCAAGGACGGCGATGCACGTTACGTCGCCCAACCATGGTACAATCAAAATGAGATGATGAGGATGTTGATTGTAGCGAGCACGTCATACAACCTCGTCTATCTCTTCATCCTCTTCCTCGCGAGCTTCGTGGTGATAAACACCATGCTGATGATAGTCAACGAGAGGCGGAGGGAGATCGGCATGATGGGAGCTCTCGGCCTGAGGCCGGAGCAAGTGAGATGGCTCTTCCTGCTCGAAGGCGGAGTGATGGGCGCCATAGGAAGCGCAGCGGGCGCGATTGTCGGAACGACAGCCCTCAGAGTGCTGAGAGACGTCGGAATACCCATCCCCGGAGCGTCCACCGTGGACAAGGTGCTCTTGATGCCCTCCAAGCTGTACCCAAGGTTCAGTTGGGACGTCGTCGCCTTCGCGTTCGTTGCGGGGATTGTCGTGACGCTCATCGCTGTCTCCTGGCCGAGCGACCAGGCAGCCAAGATAGAACCAACGCAGGCTCTGAGGACTCAATAGCGTCAAGAGCGTCGAGAACGACAGGAATGCGCGGGAGGATTTGAACATGATGAGCGTGTGGGGAAACATGGTGAAGGTGAGGCCCCGCATCCGGCTTCTGATCCCTGCGGTGGCCCTGGTGTTGCTGACTGCAGCCATGAGTGGGCTTTCGGAGGCGGGCGACTTGACCGCGAAAGAGATCGTCTCCAGGATGGACGCGAACGCCTACATGGCCAGCGCTCATCTTGTGGCAAAGCTCGTCATCAGGGCGGGCAACAGAGAGATCACGAAGGAAATGGAAGGGTGGGTGGTTGGGAACGAGAAGGCAGCGGTGACCTTCCTCAACCCCGGCGACCGCGGGACGAAGTATCTCAAGCTAGGCGACGAGCTATGGATGTTCTTCCCGGACGCGGAGGATCTCGTGAAGATCTCCGGCCACATGCTCAGACAGGGCATGATGGGCAGCGACTTCTCGTACCAGGACGCTCTCGAAAGCGAGAAGATGGGCGAGCTATACGACTTCAAGGTGGCGGGAGTGGAGGACTACGGAGGAGCCAGATGCTACGTGCTCGAGGCCACGGCGCTTCCCGGCAAGCAGGTCTCGTATCCCCGGCGCAAGATCTGGGTTGACAGCGAGAAGTTCGTGGCCGTGAAAGAGGAGCTGTACGCGGCGAGCGGCAGACTTCTCAAGGTGTCCCGCGTTGAGGAGCTGAGGCAGAAGGGCGGGCGCACGTACGCGAGCAGGGTCGTAATGGAAGACAAGCTCAAGCGGGGCTCGTCAACGACCTTCATAATCGAGAAGATCGAGTTCGATGTGGACATCCCGGACGACGTTTTCTCTCTGAGAAGCTTGATGCGATGAGGGCCGGCACCGGTAGCGTCGGTCCGGCACGCAGAGGACCCGATGACGATGCTTGTCCTCCCGAACGTGCTGCCGTGAGAACACGCGACGAAGGGCGGTGAGTGGTCCTGTGAAAACCGTGGGACGCTGTCCTGTGCGCTGCCCGTCTGCCACGAAAGGCGTCTGTTCTTTGGTGGCGGTCCTTTGCTTCGTGGCCGCGCTCGAACTTGCGTGGGGGACTGCGATCGCGCGATCAACGACCGAGGCGGCCTCGCTACCCTCTCTTCAGGTAGGAGGAGAGTGGCAAACGGGTGTGCAACTAGCCCGAACAGACGACTCATGGGCGACATCGGCGACATCCACTCTGAGGTTGAGACTGCGGCTCGGGGGAGGCAACTGGAGACTCTGTGCGGACGCAGGAGCGATGCTCGGGAACTCACCGACTAGCGGCGACTGGACAGTGACGACCGAGGTGGAGCGAGCGTATCTCAAGGTCTTGCTGCCGTGGGCAGACCTCAACCTCGGAAGGCAGGAGATCAACTGGGGCGTGGGGTACGCCTGGTCGCCCACGGACGTCTTTGGCGCAGCCAAGACGCTAGACGCAGGGGGATTGCGTAGGGGCGTGGATGCGGTGGTGATGAGAATCCCGACGGCACCCCTATCCTACCTGAGTCTGGTCGCGGCGCCCGACGGAGATGCCGTCCATGGAGGCGTTCTGGACACGTGGCGGTACGCGGCGCGGTACCACGGAAACGCTGGAGGCACTGACTGGTCCCTGGCTGCCGCGCAAGACCCTGACACGACCATGGTGGGAGCGGACGCCAAGGGCGATCTCGTGGTTGGGGAGCTGTCTATCGGGTGGCACGCAGAGGTCGCTCACCATACTCCGCGTGATGCAGGCTCGGGGCCGTGGGTGGAAGGGTTGCTAGGCGCCGATTACAGCTGGAACGGCGGGAAGGTCATCTGGGCGGGAGAGTACTTCTATGACTCACGGGGCGCCGCGACACAAGATGCGTACGACTACGTATCGTGGCTTGCGGGCGACCGCCAGCACCTGGCGCGCCACTATGCGTTCACCCAGCTGGCGTACGCTCACGATGAGTTCACCTCCATCTCTGGCTCGGTGCTCGCGAACCTCGTAGACCGCAGCGCGGTGGCGACGGCAGGCGCGACCGTCTTGCTCAGCGATGGGTGTTCGCTGTCGCTGTCAGCAACCGCCCTCTCAGGCAGCCAAGGCGATGAGTTCTCAGGAAGACCCCATCCAGGTGCGCCGCCCGGCAGGCCTGACCTGATGCTGCGAGCCCTGGCAACGTACAGTTTCTGACGCGGGCGCCTGCATGACCCGGGACTCATGGCCCCGAACGCATGGCCCCTAACGGACTCTACTCTTGCTCGTGAGAGTCTCTTGCCTTGACTGGGGGGCGTGGAGCGTGCACGATGGTGATGCTCTCGAGCACCAGCTCCGTTTCCTGCACCCCTCGGTTCCTACGTATGCGCACCTCGGCGCGGGGAATGAAAACGGAGAACTCGTGGGGGAGGCTGGACGTGAACCATCGCCGCATCGACATGCCCAGCTCGCCTAGGACCACGCTGGCCTCGTCGAGGGTGACGGGGCAGCACAGGCCATCGCCGCGCGTTTCGGCTTGGGCGTCCTTTCGGTTGTCACGCGTCGCACGAGCGTGCCCGACCACGCGTTCGCATCTCCTAGCGACGCTGACCGGGCCGTCGATCTGAAATGCATCGAGAGAACGGTCCCGTGACCCGCGGGGTCGGCGGGCGACGCCTCGGACCCAGCCGGCAGGGCGTTCGATGAGTCGAGCAAGTCGCCTTAGCACCCATGTCCACCCCCGTCTCGTACCAGCGTATGCGGCAGCGACGGAATTCGTGCCCAGCAATGCCGCCCGGCCCGCTCGACCGCTCGTCGGCGCATCAAGAGCGTTTTAGCGGAGGTAATCAATGGGGCGGAGGTGATCGATCGCGCCGATTGCATGGAATGCGCCCTGCCCCGCCTGTTGGGCTCACCGCCTCGTACATTGCTCGTACATTGGTGAGCGTACACCTCCGTCCCACACGACCCGAGCGCAGTTGATCTCTCCGCGGGTTCATGGTAGAATGAATGTGAAAGAAGGCACAATCGCGTGCGTCCTGACGGTCGAGGTTCCTATGCGCAAGACACGAACGGAACGGGACCCGGGCCGAAGGGTACAGTGGCGCGAAGGGTGTCGATCGCATCGATCGAAGAGGTTTTCGCCGTCCCTGAGCGGAGGGGTCGCCTGAGTGCAAGGGGAGACGCGCGGATGTGGGCGCTTGGGGCGCCATCATTTGCCAGGTCTCAAAGCCCGTCTCCCGACAGGGAGGCGGGCTTCTTACGTGCGACGGGCTACGTGCACGCTGCAGACGGCGCGAGAGGCACCGACGACGGGAGGCGACCGCAGGCGATGGAGCGCGTCACCGAGCACCATTCCGAGGGCTTCGAAAATGCGCTCAGAAAGGTGAAGGACGCCCTCGGGCCCGATCACCTGGGGGCGCAGGGAGAGGCGGGCACTACCGCAGTTCAGAGTCCAGCTGAGGTCGGGCTCACCGAGGAGGACATCGTCGCGCTCCTCGAAGCCGGGCCACGGGAGCAGCAAGCGCTCTTCGACCTGGCGGACGACGTTCGACGGCGTTTCATGGGAGACGAGGTGCATCTTCGCGCGCTTATCGAGTTCTCCAACCATTGCGTTCGAAACTGCCTTTACTGCGGCCTGCGACGCGACAACGCCAAGCTCGTCCGTTACCGATTGAGCGTACACGATGTCCTGGAGATCGCGGCGAGGGCGGCGGCCGCGGGGTACAAGACCATTGTCCTCCAATCCGGCGACGACTTCCATTACCGCGCCGATGACATCGCAAGGATGGTGGAAGGGGTCAAGCGGGCCGCAGACGTGGCTGTAACGCTCTCCATAGGTGAACGCTCCAGGAAGGAATACGCGATCATGAGGCGTGCCGGTGCCGACAGGTTCCTGCTCAAGCATGAGACCGCCGATCCCGACCTCTACGAAAGGCTCCACCCCGGCATGTCGCTGGAACGCCGTCTGGAGTGCTTGAGAGACCTGCGCGACCTTGGGTTCCAGGTCGGTTCCGGAAACATCGTGGGCCTTCCCGATCAGACAGTCCGCATAATCGCGAAGGACATCAAGCTGCTGCGGGCCATTGACGTGGAGATGGCCGGTATAGGTCCGTTCATCCCTCATCCGGACACACCGCTTGCGGGGTGTCCTCCCGGCACGCTCTCAATGTCGCTGAAGGCCCTCGCCGTGACCAGACTAGCTCTGCCCCTCGCTCATCTTCCCGCGACTACAGCTCTGGCCACTCTGCATCCAGCAGGGAGGCGCTTGGCACTCACCTGCGGTGCCAACGTAGTCATGCCCAACGTCACGCCGCTGGAATTTCGGCGGCTGTACGAGGTATATCCTGGAAGCATCGCCCTGCATGCACCGGAGGACGGCGGGCTTTCCGAGCTTACACAGGTTCTTGCGGCTCTCGGCAGGCACGTCTCCAACTCATGCGGGCACAGCCCGAAGGCCGCGCGGAAGGGGCTCGATTAAGCCGCCGGACATTCGGCACAGTGCGCATTGGCAAAGCGAGCCCACTCCTTGGAAGGGTAGGGGGGTGGGGTATGGGCCGACTCCGCCCCATGCTCCCGGGGGTAGGCTCCTCGTTGGAAGTAGCCCTCCCCCGGCAAGCCGCCCGCCTCGTCCTATGGATAACAGGTCAATGACGACTAGACTGGAGGTGGTTATCCCGTGACAGTGACTGATTACGATTTCATCCCGTACGGCGAGATCGAGCGCCTCCTCAAGGACTCGACCGAGCCGGATCCTCGCGAGGTGCGTGACATCGCCGCGAAGGCGCGCGAGGCTAAAGGCATCTCCCCCGGTGAGGCAGCGAGGCTCCTCAACGTCAAGGACGAGGATTCCCTCGACGTTCTGTACGAGGCAGCCCGCGACGTCAAGGAACGGATATATGGAAAGCGCCTGGTGATCTTCGCGCCTCTCTATTTCTCCGACTTCTGCGTGAACAACTGTGCGTATTGCGGTTACCGCCGCGACAACCGGTTCGCTCGGCGCAGGCTCACGATGGAGGAGGTCGCCGAGGAAGTCAGAGCGCTCGAAGCCATGGGGCATAAGAGATTGGCCCTCGAGTGCGGAGAGGACCCGGCACACTGCCCGATCGATTACATCGAAGACGTGATCCACACCATATACTCGACGAGGAACGGCAACGGGAGCATCCGTCGCGTAAACGTGAACGTGGCCGCTACCACTGTGGAGGACTACAAGCGTCTCAAGGAGGCCAAGATCGGAACGTACGTCCTCTTCCAGGAAACGTACCACCGGCCGACGTACGCGGCGATGCACCCGTCCGGGCCGAAAGCGGACTACCATTGGCACCTCGGAGCCATGGATCGGGCCATGGAGGCGGGCATCGACGATGTGGGCATCGGTGTCCTCTTCGGACTGTACGATTATAGGTTCGAGGTCCTCGGGTTGCTCTATCACGCAGCCCACCTCGACTCGGCGTTCGGCGTCGGCCCGCACACCATATCAGTCCCGCGGCTTAGGCAGGCGCGCGGCGTCGCGCTGGACACGTTCCCGCACCTCGTGAGCGACAGGGACTTCAAGAAGCTCGTGGCGATCCTGCGCCTTGCGGTCCCTTACACCGGGATGATCCTCTCCACTCGCGAGCGGCCGGGGTTCCGCGACGAGGTCTTCGCCGTGGGCATCTCACAGATCAGCGCGGGCTCGCGCACGGGAGTGGGAGCTTACAGAAAGGAGAGCCCAGGCGACCCCGACGGATCGTTTGCCGGCCCCTGCGCCGCGACCGCGGGCCAGGCCCCGGCCACGACCTTGTCCGCTGCTGAGAGCGACGGGGGGGACAGTCCGCAGTTCACCGTGGACGACCACAGAAGCCCGGACGAGATAATCGCAAGCCTCGCCAGGTCCGGGTACATCCCCAGCTACTGCACGGCCTGCTATAGGCAGGGGCGCACGGGGGACAGGTTCATGCAGTTCGCGAAGAGCGGCGCGATCCAGAACCTCTGCCAACCCAACGCCATCTTGACGTTCAAAGAGTATCTCCTGGACTATGCGTCAGACGGCACCAAGAGGGTGGGCGAGGAGGCCATAAGGCGTCATCTCGAGATGATCCCATCGCCGATCATCCGCGAGGAGACCGCTTCGCGCCTCCGAAGACTGGAGCAGGGGGAACGTGATCTGTACTTCTGATGCTTCTTAAGGGAAGGGCGGCCGTGTAGGAGGGTTGGGAATGCAGTCCACTCCACGCAGCAACAGGCTGCACATTGCGATCCTCGGTCGGCGCAACGCGGGCAAGTCAAGCCTGATAAACGCGCTTACCAACCAGGACATCGCCTTGGTGTCTGACGTCCCCGGGACGACCACAGACCCCGTGTACAAGGCCATGGAGATCCTCCCTGTCGGACCCGTCGTCATCATCGACACGGCCGGAATAGACGACTCGGGGCAGCTCGGCGAAATGCGGGTGCAAAGGACGAAACGGGTCCTGGCGAAAGCGGACCTCGCCATACTGGTAGTAGACGTCACTCGAGGCGTGGGAGACTACGAACGATCCATCCTGGCAGAGGCCCGCGAGCGAGGCGTGCCGGTGATCGGGGTAGCCAACAAGACGGATCTCATAGGCCCGGCCGCGGAGCGCGACCGCCGGCCCGCCGGCGAAAGCGCTGTTCTGCCGGAGAGCGCGGCTCGCCTCGGCGCCCTGGAAGCGCAACTGGGAATCAGCCTCGTGCCGGTCAGCTCCAAGACTGGGCAGGGTCTCGGCTCTCTCAAGGACCGCATCGTCCGCGAGGCTCCCAAGTACTGGGAGGGTCCTCCCGTGATCGGAGATCTCGTGCGCCCCGGGGATACTGTAGTGCTTGTGGTGCCCGTCGACATCGAGGCTCCGAAGGGGCGTCTCATTCTTCCGCAGGTGCAAACGCTTCGGGACCTCCTGGACAACGACGCTCGAGCGGTGGTAGTGAAGGAAAACGCGGTCCGGGAGACTATCGAAGGCCTCCGGTCACGCCCGGCTCTGGTCGTCACCGACTCGCAGGCGTTCGGGATCGTGTCAGAGCAAGTTCCGAGGGATGTCCCGCTCACGTCGTTCTCGATACTCTTCGCTCGCCACAAGGGCGACCTTTCCGCGCTCGTCGAGGGAGCGCGCCGCGTCGCAAAGCTCGAACCAGGCGCGCGGGTTCTCATCGCCGAGGCATGCACTCACCACCCGATAGGGGACGACATAGGAAGGGTCAAGATCCCAGCCTGGCTGGAACAAGAGGTCGGCGGAAAGTTGCGGTTCTCGTGGGCATCCGGCGCCAGCTTCCCAGAGGACCTCGCACGCTTCGACCTCGTCGTTCACTGCGGAGGCTGTATGATCAACAGGGCGGAGATGCTGCACCGCCTAGCAATGGTGAAGAGAGCGGGGGTGCCCGTGGTGAACTACGGAGTCCTGATCGCCTGCCTCCACGGCATCCTCGACAGGGCTCTCGAGCCGTTTGTCGCCGCAGGGGTCCTCGGCGCTGGGGAGGCGAACACGTCCCCGCTGAGCTGCAGGCGCCGTGCTTCCGGCGGCCAACCTGAAGCCGAACCGAAGTGACGCATATCGGCCCGGGCACGAGCGCAGGCTAACGGCCGGGAAGCCCAGACGTGCCCCGGGGCGGACCGGGGGACGACGCGAGCAAACGACTGGGAGGGAAGCCGAGGGGCCCCAAGCCGCGGCGCTGCGAGTTGTCGAAGAAGGTCAAGGTTCTGCACGTGGTGGGACCTTCGAGAGGCGGGATGAGGACCCACCTCTCCAACCTGATAGAGGTCATCGATCGCAGCACGTTCTACATCGTGGTGGCGTGTCCCGAGGACGCTGCGATCTCGGCATGCCTCGAGCGGTGCCGGTGGAAGCACGAGCCCTTCTCCGTGCCCGAAGGACTGTCTCATCCGCGGGACGCTGCGAAGGTGATCGCGCTCGCTCGCCTCATCCGCCGCGTGGAGCCTGAGATATGCCATTTCCACGGGTTCAAGGCCGCAGCTCTTGGCAGGGCAGCAGCACGGGTTCTCGAGCGTGTCCGCGCCTTCCATCGCCCGGGGACGGACCTCGCGCATTCCGCAAGAGGCGGGTACAGGCCCGCCGTCGTGTACACCGTGCACAACTCAGTTCTTGCGAGGGCCCGCGGCAGCCCGCAGGGGCGTCTTTGCGCGTACCTGGAGCGCGCTCTTGCGCCGGTCACCGACCGCGTCATCACCGTATCGGCGGCGCTTCGAGACGAGTACGCCTCCATCCCGGGGCTCGGTCCGCACAAAGTGAGGCACATACCCAACGGCGTGGCGCTCGACCGCTTCGGCGGAGGCCATCAAGGGGGGGTGAGCTTCCCCGAAGCGAAGGCGGGAGCGCGGAGTGCGCTTGGCTGCCGGACGGACGCGGTCCTCATCGGCACAGCCGCACGGCTCATTCCCGACAAGGGCGTGGGAGTGCTCGTCCACGCGCTCGCGCGCCTTAGGAGGTGGGGCCTTCGCCCCATGGCTCTCATTGCCGGAGACGGGCCGGCCAGGCGCGATCTTGAAGCGCTCGCAGCGAGACTAGGAGTGGCAAACCAGTTACGGTTCCTGGGATTCGTGGAGGACATGGCGCGCTTCTACGCCGCCATCGATGTGTTCGTGCTTCCGAGTCTGTCTGAGGGCATGCCGCTATCGCTCCTCGAAGCCATGGCCGCTGGGGTTCCGGTGGTGGCCACACGCACCCCAGGGACTGAGGAAGTGGTAGCGCCGGGGATGGGATGGCTCGCCGCGCCTGGTGATGACCTTGGGCTGGCAGTCTGTCTGAAGGAGTGCTTACTTCATCCGTGGGAAGCCGATCAAATGGCCGCGTGCGCGCGAGCTGAGGTGCGGCAGCGCTTCTCGATAGAGGGCATGGTCCGGGCGACTCAGGAGGTGTACATCGAGGCGCTGTCAGACAGGACGAGGCCGTTGCGGGACGGCCCGCGGTAGCGGGATCATGAGAGTCGGGAAGCCGAGACGACGACGTCGCAAGCGGAGGTCGCCGTGACTCCGGGACAAGGTCGACAGACTGTGTATCGAGCGTTCGCTGGACAAGGAGTGAGCCGCGGGTGTTCGCACCCCTTCGTGTTCCGCGGCCTCACGGTTCTCGCGCTCGTCTTGGGGCTCCTCGTCCCCGGTCGGGCGTCCACAGCATCCCGGACTTGTGCCCTGGCCGCGCCGGGCGCGGGGGCGCGGGACCGCAAGGTGGTCCTCGTTCTGATCGACGCTCTCACGATCGAGGACATAGACCGGGCTCTCGTGCCCAACATACGGAAGCTCGCGTCAAGCGGCGCGATCGGCCTCATGAGCGCGCGCACCGCGAGAACCTTGCAGGACGAGCACACATACGTGACGCTCGGCTCAGGGACGAGGGCGCAGGGCCCGCCAGAGACGGCGAGCGCCTTCAACTTCGACGAAGTGGTGGAAGGCTCGCCCGCGGGCGCAACGTTCGCGCGAAACACGGGAGTGAAGGCGCCGCCTGGAAGCGTGATCCATCCGTACATGGCCCTCATCATACGAGCCAACTCAAGCTCGAGCTACCGCATAGTCCCCGGAGCCCTGGGTGAGGCGCTCGGAAGAGCGGGAAAGAGGACCGCCGTCTTCGGGAATTCCGACACGCCGGGGCGCCCGGGACGCTGCGCGGCTGCGGTCGCCATGGACTCCCGGGGCGTGGTCGACATGGGCGACGTCGGTCAGGGCACGGTCGTCCGAAGAGACGACTTCCCGGGTGGGATCGCGACCAACACCGGACTCCTCGCCGCGCTCGTGGCTGAAGCGGTGACGACGGGAGAGGCGGATCTCGTGGTGGTCGAGTCAGGGGACTGTGCGAGAGTGGAGCGGTACCTGGAGGCCGGACTCCTCACGGACGCGGCATATGAGCGTGCGCGCCGCGTCGCGCTCTCGTCAGCTGACTCTCTAGTCGGTCACCTCATTGAATCGCTGGACCTCTCTGTCACCACCCTCCTTGTCCTGACGCCGACGCCAAGTGCGAGGGAGGTCGCGTCGGGCCGCAGCCTCGCACCGCTCGTCGCGGCCGGAGCCGGCTTCACGCCCGCACCGGGATCAGAGGGGGCGCTCTTGACCTCCGCCACGACGAGGCGGGACGGCCTCGTAGCGAACATAGACGTGGCGGCATCCGTAGTCTCGTGGCTGGGCGCAGCCGCGCCTACCTGGATCCTCGGCACGCCAATGCACGCCGTGCCGAGCCGCGCGCCCATGTTGCGCTTGGAGTCCATGCACGACGAGATCGCGTCTACGTCTCTCATGAGAGCGCCGCTCCTCAAGACCTTCGTGGGCCTTCAAATCGCGGCAACCCTTGCATCCCTCGGCATCGTCGTCGCAGCGATCGCGAGGCGTGCCACCCAAAGGCGTTCCAGCGTGTTCCTCGAGTCGGGTGGGTCCGATACACGCACTACGCCCGCGAGCGCGCCTCGG is drawn from Bacillota bacterium and contains these coding sequences:
- a CDS encoding ABC transporter permease, whose product is MRIALRNLGRARARTALSLISIAAGVFVVVLTKGTVDGIVDTIVVNSIRLTSGHVRVIAKEYPLKERLLSLNYPVDGFRGEGYESITEALREIPLASRVVPRLRFGAMVSKGEELEGLLAVGVDPEAEERLIGLTRYLVEGRLLRPGEREAVMGHRTLDRLGLEVGDRFTLVFSTALGSLKGYTFVVTGSVRSGLQYLDDGLVFVPLDVAQAMLDMGSAVTEVLVMAEDEASVPKLVRDIEDMLKAKDGDARYVAQPWYNQNEMMRMLIVASTSYNLVYLFILFLASFVVINTMLMIVNERRREIGMMGALGLRPEQVRWLFLLEGGVMGAIGSAAGAIVGTTALRVLRDVGIPIPGASTVDKVLLMPSKLYPRFSWDVVAFAFVAGIVVTLIAVSWPSDQAAKIEPTQALRTQ
- a CDS encoding outer membrane lipoprotein-sorting protein → MMSVWGNMVKVRPRIRLLIPAVALVLLTAAMSGLSEAGDLTAKEIVSRMDANAYMASAHLVAKLVIRAGNREITKEMEGWVVGNEKAAVTFLNPGDRGTKYLKLGDELWMFFPDAEDLVKISGHMLRQGMMGSDFSYQDALESEKMGELYDFKVAGVEDYGGARCYVLEATALPGKQVSYPRRKIWVDSEKFVAVKEELYAASGRLLKVSRVEELRQKGGRTYASRVVMEDKLKRGSSTTFIIEKIEFDVDIPDDVFSLRSLMR
- the hydE gene encoding [FeFe] hydrogenase H-cluster radical SAM maturase HydE, which gives rise to MSIASIEEVFAVPERRGRLSARGDARMWALGAPSFARSQSPSPDREAGFLRATGYVHAADGARGTDDGRRPQAMERVTEHHSEGFENALRKVKDALGPDHLGAQGEAGTTAVQSPAEVGLTEEDIVALLEAGPREQQALFDLADDVRRRFMGDEVHLRALIEFSNHCVRNCLYCGLRRDNAKLVRYRLSVHDVLEIAARAAAAGYKTIVLQSGDDFHYRADDIARMVEGVKRAADVAVTLSIGERSRKEYAIMRRAGADRFLLKHETADPDLYERLHPGMSLERRLECLRDLRDLGFQVGSGNIVGLPDQTVRIIAKDIKLLRAIDVEMAGIGPFIPHPDTPLAGCPPGTLSMSLKALAVTRLALPLAHLPATTALATLHPAGRRLALTCGANVVMPNVTPLEFRRLYEVYPGSIALHAPEDGGLSELTQVLAALGRHVSNSCGHSPKAARKGLD
- the hydG gene encoding [FeFe] hydrogenase H-cluster radical SAM maturase HydG codes for the protein MTVTDYDFIPYGEIERLLKDSTEPDPREVRDIAAKAREAKGISPGEAARLLNVKDEDSLDVLYEAARDVKERIYGKRLVIFAPLYFSDFCVNNCAYCGYRRDNRFARRRLTMEEVAEEVRALEAMGHKRLALECGEDPAHCPIDYIEDVIHTIYSTRNGNGSIRRVNVNVAATTVEDYKRLKEAKIGTYVLFQETYHRPTYAAMHPSGPKADYHWHLGAMDRAMEAGIDDVGIGVLFGLYDYRFEVLGLLYHAAHLDSAFGVGPHTISVPRLRQARGVALDTFPHLVSDRDFKKLVAILRLAVPYTGMILSTRERPGFRDEVFAVGISQISAGSRTGVGAYRKESPGDPDGSFAGPCAATAGQAPATTLSAAESDGGDSPQFTVDDHRSPDEIIASLARSGYIPSYCTACYRQGRTGDRFMQFAKSGAIQNLCQPNAILTFKEYLLDYASDGTKRVGEEAIRRHLEMIPSPIIREETASRLRRLEQGERDLYF
- the hydF gene encoding [FeFe] hydrogenase H-cluster maturation GTPase HydF, translated to MQSTPRSNRLHIAILGRRNAGKSSLINALTNQDIALVSDVPGTTTDPVYKAMEILPVGPVVIIDTAGIDDSGQLGEMRVQRTKRVLAKADLAILVVDVTRGVGDYERSILAEARERGVPVIGVANKTDLIGPAAERDRRPAGESAVLPESAARLGALEAQLGISLVPVSSKTGQGLGSLKDRIVREAPKYWEGPPVIGDLVRPGDTVVLVVPVDIEAPKGRLILPQVQTLRDLLDNDARAVVVKENAVRETIEGLRSRPALVVTDSQAFGIVSEQVPRDVPLTSFSILFARHKGDLSALVEGARRVAKLEPGARVLIAEACTHHPIGDDIGRVKIPAWLEQEVGGKLRFSWASGASFPEDLARFDLVVHCGGCMINRAEMLHRLAMVKRAGVPVVNYGVLIACLHGILDRALEPFVAAGVLGAGEANTSPLSCRRRASGGQPEAEPK
- a CDS encoding glycosyltransferase; this encodes MSKKVKVLHVVGPSRGGMRTHLSNLIEVIDRSTFYIVVACPEDAAISACLERCRWKHEPFSVPEGLSHPRDAAKVIALARLIRRVEPEICHFHGFKAAALGRAAARVLERVRAFHRPGTDLAHSARGGYRPAVVYTVHNSVLARARGSPQGRLCAYLERALAPVTDRVITVSAALRDEYASIPGLGPHKVRHIPNGVALDRFGGGHQGGVSFPEAKAGARSALGCRTDAVLIGTAARLIPDKGVGVLVHALARLRRWGLRPMALIAGDGPARRDLEALAARLGVANQLRFLGFVEDMARFYAAIDVFVLPSLSEGMPLSLLEAMAAGVPVVATRTPGTEEVVAPGMGWLAAPGDDLGLAVCLKECLLHPWEADQMAACARAEVRQRFSIEGMVRATQEVYIEALSDRTRPLRDGPR